From the Manis javanica isolate MJ-LG chromosome 13, MJ_LKY, whole genome shotgun sequence genome, one window contains:
- the PIP5K1C gene encoding phosphatidylinositol 4-phosphate 5-kinase type-1 gamma isoform X2, protein MELEVPDEAESAEAGAGTVEAACAEESGEAAGLAPKKTAPTEALSVTGQPGPGHGKKLGHRGVDASGETTYKKTTSSTLKGAIQLGIGYTVGNLSSKPERDVLMQDFYVVESIFFPSEGSNLTPAHHFQDFRFKTYAPVAFRYFRELFGIRPDDYLYSLCNEPLIELSNPGASGSLFYVTSDDEFIIKTVMHKEAEFLQKLLPGYYMNLNQNPRTLLPKFYGLYCVQSGGKNIRVVVMNNILPRVVKMHLKFDLKGSTYKRRASKKEKEKSAPTYKDLDFIQDMPEGLMLDADTFSALVKTLQRDCLVLESFKIMDYSLLLGVHNLDQQEREQRSQGARSTADEKRPLGQKALYSTAMESIQGGAARGEAVEADDTMGGIPAVNGRGERLLLHIGIIDILQSYRLIKKLEHTWKALVHDGDTVSVHRPSFYAERFFKFMSNTVFRKNSSLKSSPSKKGRGALLAVKPLGPTAAFSASQIPCEPEDVQYDLRGARSYPTLEDEGRPDLLPCTPPSFEEATTASIATTLSSTSLSIPERSPSETSEQPRYRRRTQSSGQDGRPQGEVPAEDLQQVTAQVEPTCSVEIVVPEGDTGADASPACTATVEVETTSQASEPASQASDEEDAPATDIYF, encoded by the exons GTCTGGCCCCGAAGAAGACGGCCCCTACAGAG GCCCTGTCGGTGACTGGACAGCCGGGCCCTGGCCACGGGAAGAAGCTGGGTCATCGGGGTGTGGACGCGTCTGGCGAAACCACATACAAAAAG ACCACATCCTCCACCCTGAAGGGGGCCATCCAGCTGGGCATCGGCTACACCGTGGGCAACCTGAGCTCCAAGCCCGAGCGCGATGTGCTCATGCAGGACTTCTACGTGGTGGAGAGCATCTTCTTCCCCAG TGAAGGCAGCAACCTCACGCCCGCCCACCACTTCCAGGACTTCAGGTTCAAGACCTACGCGCCCGTCGCCTTCCGCTACTTCCGGGAGCTCTTCGGGATCCGCCCGGACGATTACCTG taCTCGCTGTGCAATGAGCCGCTGATCGAGCTGTCCAACCCCGGCGCCAGCGGCTCCCTCTTCTACGTCACCAGCGACGACGAGTTCATCATCAAGACGGTGATGCACAAGGAGGCCGAGTTCCTGCAGAAGCTGCTGCCCGGCTACTACATG AACCTCAACCAGAACCCACGGACGCTGCTGCCCAAGTTCTACGGGCTGTACTGCGTGCAGTCGGGGGGCAAGAACATCCGTGTGGTGGTGATGAACAACATCCTGCCACGCGTGGTCAAGATGCACCTCAAGTTCGACCTCAAGGGCTCCACATACAAGCGGCGGGCCagcaagaaggagaaggagaagagcgCCCCCACCTACAAGGACCTGGACTTCATCCAGGACATGCCCGAGGGGCTCATGCTGGATGCGGACACCTTCTCTGCTCTGGTCAAGACGCTGCAGCGGGACTGCCTG GTGCTGGAGAGCTTCAAGATCATGGACTACAGCCTGCTGCTGGGCGTGCACAACCTTGACCAGCAGGAGCGGGAGCAGCGGTCCCAGGGTGCCCGGAGCACCGCGGATGAGAAGCGGCCGCTGGGCCAGAAGGCGCTCTACTCCACAGCCATGGAGTCCATCCAGGGTGGCGCTGCGCGCGGGGAAGCCGTCGAGGCAGACGACAC GATGGGCGGGATCCCTGCCGTGAATGGCCGCGGGGAGCGTCTGCTGCTGCACATCGGCATCATCGACATCCTGCAGTCCTACAG GCTCATCAAGAAGCTGGAGCACACCTGGAAGGCTCTCGTCCACGACGGG GACACCGTCTCTGTCCACCGACCCAGCTTCTATGCCGAGCGCTTCTTCAAGTTCATGAGCAACACGGTCTTCCGGAAGAACTCCT CCCTGAAGTCGTCGCCGTCCAAGAAGGGCCGTGGTGCCTTGCTGGCTGTCAAGCCCCTCGGGCCCACGGCCGCCTTCTCAGCCAGCCAGATCCCCTGCGAGCCGGAGGATGTGCAGTACGACCTGCGGGGGGCCCGCAGCTACCCCACGCTGGAGGACGAAG GCCGGCCCGACCTCCTGCCCTGCACCCCGCCCTCCTTCGAGGAGGCCACCACGGCTTCCATCGCCACGACCCTGTCCTCCACATCCCTCTCCATCCCGGAGCGCTCCCCCTCAGAGACGTCGGAGCAGCCCCGGTACCG GCGGCGCACGCAGTCCTCAGGGCAGGATGGCCG GCCCCAGGGGGAGGTGCCCGCAGAGGACCTGCAGCAGGTCACAGCGCAGGTGGAGCCCACGTGCAGCGTGGAGATCGTGGTTCCTGAGGGGGACACAGG tgccgACGCTTCCCCAGCCTGCACAGCCACCGTGGAAGTGGAAACCACCAGCCAGGCTTCAGAGCCCGCCAGCCAGGCCTCAGACGAGGAGGACGCGCCTGCCACTGACATTTACTTT
- the PIP5K1C gene encoding phosphatidylinositol 4-phosphate 5-kinase type-1 gamma isoform X1: MELEVPDEAESAEAGAGTVEAACAEESGEAAGLAPKKTAPTEALSVTGQPGPGHGKKLGHRGVDASGETTYKKTTSSTLKGAIQLGIGYTVGNLSSKPERDVLMQDFYVVESIFFPSEGSNLTPAHHFQDFRFKTYAPVAFRYFRELFGIRPDDYLYSLCNEPLIELSNPGASGSLFYVTSDDEFIIKTVMHKEAEFLQKLLPGYYMNLNQNPRTLLPKFYGLYCVQSGGKNIRVVVMNNILPRVVKMHLKFDLKGSTYKRRASKKEKEKSAPTYKDLDFIQDMPEGLMLDADTFSALVKTLQRDCLVLESFKIMDYSLLLGVHNLDQQEREQRSQGARSTADEKRPLGQKALYSTAMESIQGGAARGEAVEADDTMGGIPAVNGRGERLLLHIGIIDILQSYRLIKKLEHTWKALVHDGDTVSVHRPSFYAERFFKFMSNTVFRKNSSLKSSPSKKGRGALLAVKPLGPTAAFSASQIPCEPEDVQYDLRGARSYPTLEDEGRPDLLPCTPPSFEEATTASIATTLSSTSLSIPERSPSETSEQPRYRRRTQSSGQDGRPQGEVPAEDLQQVTAQVEPTCSVEIVVPEGDTGADASPACTATVEVETTSQASEPASQASDEEDAPATDIYFPTDERSWVYSPLHYSVQAHPASDGESDT; encoded by the exons GTCTGGCCCCGAAGAAGACGGCCCCTACAGAG GCCCTGTCGGTGACTGGACAGCCGGGCCCTGGCCACGGGAAGAAGCTGGGTCATCGGGGTGTGGACGCGTCTGGCGAAACCACATACAAAAAG ACCACATCCTCCACCCTGAAGGGGGCCATCCAGCTGGGCATCGGCTACACCGTGGGCAACCTGAGCTCCAAGCCCGAGCGCGATGTGCTCATGCAGGACTTCTACGTGGTGGAGAGCATCTTCTTCCCCAG TGAAGGCAGCAACCTCACGCCCGCCCACCACTTCCAGGACTTCAGGTTCAAGACCTACGCGCCCGTCGCCTTCCGCTACTTCCGGGAGCTCTTCGGGATCCGCCCGGACGATTACCTG taCTCGCTGTGCAATGAGCCGCTGATCGAGCTGTCCAACCCCGGCGCCAGCGGCTCCCTCTTCTACGTCACCAGCGACGACGAGTTCATCATCAAGACGGTGATGCACAAGGAGGCCGAGTTCCTGCAGAAGCTGCTGCCCGGCTACTACATG AACCTCAACCAGAACCCACGGACGCTGCTGCCCAAGTTCTACGGGCTGTACTGCGTGCAGTCGGGGGGCAAGAACATCCGTGTGGTGGTGATGAACAACATCCTGCCACGCGTGGTCAAGATGCACCTCAAGTTCGACCTCAAGGGCTCCACATACAAGCGGCGGGCCagcaagaaggagaaggagaagagcgCCCCCACCTACAAGGACCTGGACTTCATCCAGGACATGCCCGAGGGGCTCATGCTGGATGCGGACACCTTCTCTGCTCTGGTCAAGACGCTGCAGCGGGACTGCCTG GTGCTGGAGAGCTTCAAGATCATGGACTACAGCCTGCTGCTGGGCGTGCACAACCTTGACCAGCAGGAGCGGGAGCAGCGGTCCCAGGGTGCCCGGAGCACCGCGGATGAGAAGCGGCCGCTGGGCCAGAAGGCGCTCTACTCCACAGCCATGGAGTCCATCCAGGGTGGCGCTGCGCGCGGGGAAGCCGTCGAGGCAGACGACAC GATGGGCGGGATCCCTGCCGTGAATGGCCGCGGGGAGCGTCTGCTGCTGCACATCGGCATCATCGACATCCTGCAGTCCTACAG GCTCATCAAGAAGCTGGAGCACACCTGGAAGGCTCTCGTCCACGACGGG GACACCGTCTCTGTCCACCGACCCAGCTTCTATGCCGAGCGCTTCTTCAAGTTCATGAGCAACACGGTCTTCCGGAAGAACTCCT CCCTGAAGTCGTCGCCGTCCAAGAAGGGCCGTGGTGCCTTGCTGGCTGTCAAGCCCCTCGGGCCCACGGCCGCCTTCTCAGCCAGCCAGATCCCCTGCGAGCCGGAGGATGTGCAGTACGACCTGCGGGGGGCCCGCAGCTACCCCACGCTGGAGGACGAAG GCCGGCCCGACCTCCTGCCCTGCACCCCGCCCTCCTTCGAGGAGGCCACCACGGCTTCCATCGCCACGACCCTGTCCTCCACATCCCTCTCCATCCCGGAGCGCTCCCCCTCAGAGACGTCGGAGCAGCCCCGGTACCG GCGGCGCACGCAGTCCTCAGGGCAGGATGGCCG GCCCCAGGGGGAGGTGCCCGCAGAGGACCTGCAGCAGGTCACAGCGCAGGTGGAGCCCACGTGCAGCGTGGAGATCGTGGTTCCTGAGGGGGACACAGG tgccgACGCTTCCCCAGCCTGCACAGCCACCGTGGAAGTGGAAACCACCAGCCAGGCTTCAGAGCCCGCCAGCCAGGCCTCAGACGAGGAGGACGCGCCTGCCACTGACATTTACTTT
- the PIP5K1C gene encoding phosphatidylinositol 4-phosphate 5-kinase type-1 gamma isoform X3, producing the protein MQDFYVVESIFFPSEGSNLTPAHHFQDFRFKTYAPVAFRYFRELFGIRPDDYLYSLCNEPLIELSNPGASGSLFYVTSDDEFIIKTVMHKEAEFLQKLLPGYYMNLNQNPRTLLPKFYGLYCVQSGGKNIRVVVMNNILPRVVKMHLKFDLKGSTYKRRASKKEKEKSAPTYKDLDFIQDMPEGLMLDADTFSALVKTLQRDCLVLESFKIMDYSLLLGVHNLDQQEREQRSQGARSTADEKRPLGQKALYSTAMESIQGGAARGEAVEADDTMGGIPAVNGRGERLLLHIGIIDILQSYRLIKKLEHTWKALVHDGDTVSVHRPSFYAERFFKFMSNTVFRKNSSLKSSPSKKGRGALLAVKPLGPTAAFSASQIPCEPEDVQYDLRGARSYPTLEDEGRPDLLPCTPPSFEEATTASIATTLSSTSLSIPERSPSETSEQPRYRRRTQSSGQDGRPQGEVPAEDLQQVTAQVEPTCSVEIVVPEGDTGADASPACTATVEVETTSQASEPASQASDEEDAPATDIYFPTDERSWVYSPLHYSVQAHPASDGESDT; encoded by the exons ATGCAGGACTTCTACGTGGTGGAGAGCATCTTCTTCCCCAG TGAAGGCAGCAACCTCACGCCCGCCCACCACTTCCAGGACTTCAGGTTCAAGACCTACGCGCCCGTCGCCTTCCGCTACTTCCGGGAGCTCTTCGGGATCCGCCCGGACGATTACCTG taCTCGCTGTGCAATGAGCCGCTGATCGAGCTGTCCAACCCCGGCGCCAGCGGCTCCCTCTTCTACGTCACCAGCGACGACGAGTTCATCATCAAGACGGTGATGCACAAGGAGGCCGAGTTCCTGCAGAAGCTGCTGCCCGGCTACTACATG AACCTCAACCAGAACCCACGGACGCTGCTGCCCAAGTTCTACGGGCTGTACTGCGTGCAGTCGGGGGGCAAGAACATCCGTGTGGTGGTGATGAACAACATCCTGCCACGCGTGGTCAAGATGCACCTCAAGTTCGACCTCAAGGGCTCCACATACAAGCGGCGGGCCagcaagaaggagaaggagaagagcgCCCCCACCTACAAGGACCTGGACTTCATCCAGGACATGCCCGAGGGGCTCATGCTGGATGCGGACACCTTCTCTGCTCTGGTCAAGACGCTGCAGCGGGACTGCCTG GTGCTGGAGAGCTTCAAGATCATGGACTACAGCCTGCTGCTGGGCGTGCACAACCTTGACCAGCAGGAGCGGGAGCAGCGGTCCCAGGGTGCCCGGAGCACCGCGGATGAGAAGCGGCCGCTGGGCCAGAAGGCGCTCTACTCCACAGCCATGGAGTCCATCCAGGGTGGCGCTGCGCGCGGGGAAGCCGTCGAGGCAGACGACAC GATGGGCGGGATCCCTGCCGTGAATGGCCGCGGGGAGCGTCTGCTGCTGCACATCGGCATCATCGACATCCTGCAGTCCTACAG GCTCATCAAGAAGCTGGAGCACACCTGGAAGGCTCTCGTCCACGACGGG GACACCGTCTCTGTCCACCGACCCAGCTTCTATGCCGAGCGCTTCTTCAAGTTCATGAGCAACACGGTCTTCCGGAAGAACTCCT CCCTGAAGTCGTCGCCGTCCAAGAAGGGCCGTGGTGCCTTGCTGGCTGTCAAGCCCCTCGGGCCCACGGCCGCCTTCTCAGCCAGCCAGATCCCCTGCGAGCCGGAGGATGTGCAGTACGACCTGCGGGGGGCCCGCAGCTACCCCACGCTGGAGGACGAAG GCCGGCCCGACCTCCTGCCCTGCACCCCGCCCTCCTTCGAGGAGGCCACCACGGCTTCCATCGCCACGACCCTGTCCTCCACATCCCTCTCCATCCCGGAGCGCTCCCCCTCAGAGACGTCGGAGCAGCCCCGGTACCG GCGGCGCACGCAGTCCTCAGGGCAGGATGGCCG GCCCCAGGGGGAGGTGCCCGCAGAGGACCTGCAGCAGGTCACAGCGCAGGTGGAGCCCACGTGCAGCGTGGAGATCGTGGTTCCTGAGGGGGACACAGG tgccgACGCTTCCCCAGCCTGCACAGCCACCGTGGAAGTGGAAACCACCAGCCAGGCTTCAGAGCCCGCCAGCCAGGCCTCAGACGAGGAGGACGCGCCTGCCACTGACATTTACTTT